A single region of the Pseudomonas solani genome encodes:
- a CDS encoding TetR/AcrR family transcriptional regulator, with the protein MARSSRKDDILQAALQCFTDEGVDATTIEMIRDRSGASIGSLYHHFGNKERIIGALYLAGVGQYAELLQTGFAKAADAEACVKLLVTAYIDWVVANPDWARFVLHSRSRVEAGEVGEQLREANREHHARILAALQAHREAGALRALPEDCFASVVIGPTHDFARNWLAGRTRSSLADCRDLLAQVAWESVRA; encoded by the coding sequence ATGGCTCGTTCCTCGCGCAAAGACGACATCCTCCAGGCCGCCCTCCAGTGCTTCACCGATGAAGGCGTGGACGCCACCACCATCGAGATGATCCGCGACCGTTCCGGCGCCAGCATCGGCAGCCTCTACCACCACTTCGGCAACAAGGAGCGCATCATCGGCGCGCTCTACCTGGCCGGGGTCGGCCAATACGCCGAGCTGTTGCAGACAGGCTTCGCCAAGGCCGCCGATGCCGAGGCCTGCGTGAAGCTGCTGGTGACGGCGTACATCGACTGGGTGGTGGCCAATCCCGACTGGGCGCGCTTCGTCCTGCACAGCCGCTCGCGGGTGGAAGCGGGCGAGGTGGGCGAGCAACTGCGCGAGGCCAACCGCGAGCACCATGCACGCATCCTCGCGGCGCTGCAGGCCCACCGCGAAGCCGGTGCGCTGCGCGCCCTGCCCGAGGACTGCTTCGCCTCGGTGGTGATCGGCCCCACCCACGACTTCGCCCGCAACTGGCTGGCCGGCCGCACCCGCAGCAGCCTCGCCGACTGCCGTGACCTGCTGGCTCAGGTCGCCTGGGAAAGCGTACGGGCGTAA
- a CDS encoding DUF934 domain-containing protein, translated as MQRIIKNNQVIDETWHLLDKDATLDGMSNCDDLIVPLALWRDHSHALKARDGGLGVWLDADEEIEEIADQLDNFKVIALNFPAFTDGRHSSTAYLLRERYGYKGEVRAIGDVLRDQLFALKRCGFDAFALRADKDPYDALKAFEDYSEVYQASSDQPLPLFRRRSA; from the coding sequence ATGCAGCGAATAATTAAGAACAACCAGGTCATCGACGAAACCTGGCACCTGCTGGACAAGGACGCGACCCTCGACGGCATGTCCAACTGCGACGACCTGATCGTGCCGCTGGCCCTGTGGCGCGATCACAGCCATGCGCTCAAGGCCCGCGACGGCGGCCTCGGCGTGTGGCTCGATGCCGACGAGGAAATCGAAGAGATCGCCGACCAGCTGGACAACTTCAAGGTCATCGCCCTGAACTTCCCGGCCTTCACCGACGGTCGCCACTCCTCCACCGCCTACCTGCTGCGCGAGCGCTATGGCTACAAGGGTGAAGTGCGCGCCATCGGCGACGTGCTGCGCGACCAGCTGTTCGCCCTCAAGCGTTGCGGCTTCGACGCCTTCGCCCTGCGCGCGGACAAGGACCCCTACGACGCCCTCAAGGCCTTCGAGGACTACTCCGAGGTCTACCAGGCCTCCAGCGACCAGCCCCTGCCGCTGTTCCGCCGCCGCTCGGCCTGA
- a CDS encoding DUF4132 domain-containing protein: MLQKLLEKIGLSTPATPFTKHVAESLEVLDILVPGLATRAASYVLSGRDETVLLDLGKLNGEEAVVLLDQPATMGWWHPSGNVRNDAQKHKKRINAAANARARLYIVTPETDPLALARFGKVLAAACQGANLVRTAKVPDWFIYLVVDALHTTVKNLGNKHGEDMRKHWNFALLTRLLAVDELPADDALLLVLDRRDLNDYHWREIATLLALPGTSDYLLQHPESTRALPGQLSAGGCLTLVELLGNHRPLADAFADVLVRLAVSAAKSVRSAAAPHVEALPLEVKLSHLQHLLETGANSERAQAADMLARSGEEARALLQARLEVESSKPVQQALSNALARLDSQTRAQQEELPEASDFERCAEVQLGDAVLELLRQNLVELLEESRISAEEEVRQNLEHKRKWDWQQKTYKSLQALGESDLRNALERLNGAARGKFPNGIDLVLQYKGRLAANPDVNLLHILRSPANRHFNWYQVAQWLKGDALQRLDLRTLEDALQRSGHEDPARATADICFGWNSPIGQIAPERVWPFFAAHPEFIEEAFGLRPAPGRYSYSVATTLTLLEQFPVLPARFIPVLLELALGSSKTNRAEAQQLLETLPDIGDRAVEALASSKQEIRTLAAEWLQRLGYREAIPALKATLAKEKRETVRAALLTTLESLGEDISGHLAPDVLLAEAQKGLQTKPPASLAWLDLDHLPACQWLDGTPVEPAILRWWVILACKLKEPAGNGLLNRYLERLAPASRNALGKSLLLAFIAQDTRNPTLEEAIAYAQANVARQMQNYQAWAKYSPEYADITQEQAFESLKREHLGTYLGSAIADKGILALTWHTTGHEQVSLIQAYMRDHYPRRSQIEAMLSAAANSNEPLVIQLLLSIARRHRTASVQTRARELVEQIAQRNGWSADELADRTIPSAGFDENGVLALQYGERLFTARLDAALKLELCNPDGKVVKALPEPRKSDDPALIKEAKTQLSTSKKELKQVIDLQSQRLYEAMCAARLWPVAEWREYLQQHPIMRHLLQRLVWAEVGAEGATRLFRPTEDGSLIDLDDDEVELADGSLVRLAHAALVDGETAKGWVRHFKDYKVKPLFAQMSRQLPEISAEAVADQESGNAIGDRLGWLSDTFTLRGVLTKLGYQRAAAEDGGFFDHYFKEFTSLGLRVNIGFTGNCLPEENVPAALTRLTFEKMGHRWSGGDSLPLADIPPVLLAETYADYRAAADACVGFDPQWEKKTPW, encoded by the coding sequence ATGTTGCAGAAGTTGCTGGAAAAAATCGGCCTCTCCACCCCCGCTACCCCCTTCACCAAGCATGTCGCCGAAAGCCTCGAGGTGCTCGACATCCTCGTCCCGGGCCTGGCGACCCGCGCCGCCAGCTACGTGCTCAGCGGCCGTGACGAGACGGTGCTGCTCGACCTGGGCAAGCTCAACGGCGAAGAGGCCGTGGTGCTGCTCGACCAGCCGGCCACCATGGGCTGGTGGCACCCCTCGGGCAACGTGCGCAACGACGCGCAAAAGCACAAGAAGCGCATCAACGCCGCCGCCAACGCCCGCGCCCGCCTCTATATAGTCACCCCGGAAACCGACCCGCTGGCCCTCGCCCGCTTCGGCAAGGTGCTCGCGGCCGCCTGCCAGGGCGCCAACCTGGTGCGCACCGCCAAGGTGCCCGACTGGTTCATCTACCTGGTGGTGGATGCCCTGCACACCACGGTGAAGAACCTCGGCAACAAGCACGGCGAGGACATGCGCAAGCACTGGAACTTCGCCCTGCTGACACGCCTGCTGGCGGTGGACGAACTGCCGGCGGACGACGCCCTGCTGCTGGTCCTCGACCGTCGCGACCTCAACGATTACCACTGGCGTGAAATCGCCACCCTGCTCGCCCTCCCCGGCACCAGCGACTACCTGCTGCAGCACCCCGAGAGCACCCGCGCCCTGCCCGGCCAATTGTCGGCGGGCGGCTGCCTGACCCTGGTAGAGCTGCTCGGTAACCATCGCCCCCTGGCCGATGCCTTTGCCGACGTGCTGGTACGCCTGGCGGTGAGCGCGGCCAAGAGCGTGCGCAGCGCCGCCGCGCCGCACGTCGAGGCGCTGCCGCTGGAGGTCAAGCTCAGCCATCTGCAACACCTGCTGGAAACCGGCGCCAACAGCGAGCGCGCCCAGGCCGCCGACATGCTCGCCCGCAGCGGCGAGGAAGCCCGCGCCCTGCTCCAGGCACGCCTGGAGGTGGAAAGCTCCAAGCCCGTGCAGCAGGCCCTGAGCAATGCCCTGGCGCGCCTGGACAGCCAGACCCGCGCCCAGCAGGAGGAACTGCCCGAGGCCAGCGACTTCGAGCGCTGCGCCGAGGTCCAGCTCGGCGATGCGGTGCTGGAGCTGCTGCGCCAGAACCTCGTGGAGCTGCTGGAGGAAAGCCGCATCTCCGCCGAGGAGGAGGTCCGCCAGAACCTCGAACACAAGCGCAAGTGGGACTGGCAGCAGAAGACCTACAAGTCGCTGCAGGCGCTGGGCGAGTCGGACCTGCGCAACGCCCTGGAGCGCCTCAACGGCGCGGCGCGCGGCAAGTTCCCGAACGGCATAGACCTGGTGCTGCAATACAAGGGGCGCCTGGCCGCCAACCCCGACGTCAACCTGCTGCACATCCTCCGCTCCCCTGCCAACCGCCATTTCAACTGGTACCAGGTCGCCCAGTGGCTCAAGGGCGACGCCCTGCAGCGCCTGGACCTGCGCACCCTGGAAGACGCCCTGCAACGCAGTGGCCATGAAGACCCGGCGCGGGCCACGGCGGACATCTGCTTCGGCTGGAACTCGCCCATCGGGCAGATCGCCCCGGAGCGCGTCTGGCCCTTCTTCGCCGCGCACCCCGAGTTCATCGAAGAGGCCTTCGGCCTGCGCCCCGCTCCGGGCCGCTACAGCTACAGCGTGGCCACCACGCTGACCCTGCTCGAGCAGTTCCCCGTCCTGCCGGCGCGCTTCATCCCCGTGCTGCTGGAGCTGGCCCTGGGCAGCAGCAAGACCAACCGCGCCGAAGCCCAGCAACTGCTGGAGACCCTGCCGGACATCGGCGATCGCGCCGTGGAGGCCCTGGCTTCGAGCAAGCAGGAGATCCGCACCCTGGCCGCCGAATGGCTGCAGCGCCTGGGCTACCGCGAGGCGATTCCCGCGCTGAAGGCGACCCTGGCCAAGGAAAAGCGCGAAACCGTACGCGCCGCCCTGCTCACCACCCTGGAAAGCCTCGGCGAAGACATCTCCGGCCACCTGGCCCCGGACGTGCTGCTGGCCGAGGCGCAGAAAGGCCTGCAAACCAAGCCGCCGGCCAGCCTCGCGTGGCTCGACCTGGACCACTTGCCCGCCTGCCAGTGGCTGGACGGCACCCCGGTGGAACCGGCCATCCTGCGCTGGTGGGTGATCCTCGCCTGCAAGCTCAAGGAGCCCGCCGGCAACGGCCTGCTCAACCGCTACCTGGAGCGCCTCGCCCCTGCCAGCCGCAACGCCCTGGGCAAGAGCCTGCTGCTGGCCTTCATCGCCCAGGACACCCGCAACCCGACCCTGGAAGAGGCCATCGCCTACGCCCAGGCCAATGTCGCGCGGCAGATGCAGAACTACCAGGCCTGGGCGAAGTACTCGCCCGAGTACGCCGACATCACCCAGGAACAGGCCTTCGAATCGCTCAAGCGCGAGCACCTGGGCACCTACCTGGGCAGCGCCATCGCCGACAAGGGCATCCTCGCCCTCACCTGGCACACCACCGGCCACGAGCAGGTGAGCCTGATCCAGGCCTACATGCGCGACCACTACCCGCGTCGCTCGCAGATCGAAGCCATGCTCAGCGCCGCCGCCAACAGCAACGAGCCGCTGGTGATCCAGCTGCTGCTGTCCATCGCCCGCCGCCACCGCACCGCCTCGGTCCAGACCCGCGCCCGCGAGCTGGTGGAGCAGATCGCCCAGCGCAACGGCTGGAGCGCCGACGAACTGGCCGACCGCACCATCCCCAGCGCCGGCTTCGACGAAAACGGCGTGCTCGCCCTGCAGTACGGCGAGCGCCTGTTCACCGCGCGCCTCGATGCCGCGCTCAAGCTGGAGCTGTGCAACCCCGACGGCAAGGTGGTCAAGGCCCTGCCGGAGCCGCGTAAGAGCGACGACCCGGCGCTGATCAAGGAGGCCAAGACGCAGCTCTCCACCAGCAAGAAGGAGCTCAAGCAGGTGATCGACCTGCAGAGCCAGCGCCTCTACGAAGCCATGTGCGCAGCGCGCCTGTGGCCCGTGGCCGAGTGGCGCGAGTACCTGCAGCAGCACCCGATCATGCGCCACCTGCTGCAGCGCCTGGTCTGGGCCGAGGTGGGCGCCGAGGGGGCGACGCGCCTGTTCCGCCCCACCGAGGACGGCAGCCTGATCGACCTCGACGATGACGAGGTGGAGCTGGCCGACGGCAGCCTCGTGCGCCTCGCCCACGCCGCCCTGGTGGATGGCGAAACGGCCAAGGGCTGGGTCCGCCATTTCAAGGACTACAAGGTCAAGCCGCTGTTCGCGCAGATGTCGCGCCAGCTGCCGGAGATCAGCGCCGAAGCCGTCGCCGACCAGGAGAGCGGCAACGCCATCGGCGACCGCCTGGGCTGGCTGAGCGACACCTTCACCCTGCGCGGCGTGCTGACCAAGCTCGGCTACCAGCGCGCGGCCGCCGAGGACGGAGGCTTCTTCGACCACTACTTCAAGGAATTCACCAGCCTGGGCCTGCGCGTGAATATCGGCTTCACCGGCAACTGCCTGCCGGAGGAGAACGTCCCCGCCGCGCTGACCCGGCTCACCTTCGAGAAGATGGGCCATCGCTGGTCCGGTGGCGACAGCCTGCCGCTGGCCGACATCCCGCCGGTCCTGCTCGCCGAAACCTACGCCGACTACCGCGCCGCCGCCGATGCCTGCGTCGGCTTCGATCCCCAGTGGGAGAAGAAGACCCCATGGTAA
- a CDS encoding AAA family ATPase — MVSTVLRQAAEQHFAEELQRLAQADQQAGADLPPGWLRSPRSVRRFILGDEALGISRKFYGDDALVDRAIVTLLGRQGLMLVGEPGTAKSMLSELLAAAISGDSMLTIQGTAGTTEDHIKYSWNYALLLAEGPTPRALVGSPLHQGMSQGKLVRFEEITRCPPEIQDVLISLLSEKQMMIPELGETGRLHARPGFNLIATANLRDRGVHEMSAALKRRFNFETVRPIADGEFEVELVMRQLLRELGEEAGKVVVERDVIGLLVTVFQELRGGTTREGTAIKAPDAVMSTAEAVSVAYAAALEARYLGDGRLGPAELARQLLGVVFKDNRDDAKRLRHYLDSVVRERARRDGQWKHFFDASKGLLD; from the coding sequence ATGGTAAGCACCGTTCTCCGCCAGGCTGCGGAACAGCATTTCGCCGAGGAACTGCAACGCCTGGCCCAGGCCGACCAGCAGGCCGGCGCCGACCTGCCGCCCGGCTGGCTGCGCTCGCCGCGCTCGGTGCGACGCTTCATCCTCGGTGACGAGGCGCTCGGCATCAGCCGCAAGTTCTACGGCGACGATGCCCTGGTGGACCGCGCCATCGTCACCCTGCTCGGCCGCCAGGGCCTGATGCTGGTGGGCGAGCCGGGCACGGCCAAGTCGATGCTCTCCGAGCTGCTCGCCGCCGCCATCAGCGGTGATTCGATGCTCACCATCCAGGGCACCGCCGGCACCACCGAAGACCACATCAAGTACTCCTGGAACTACGCCCTGCTGCTGGCCGAAGGCCCGACCCCGCGCGCCCTGGTGGGCTCGCCGCTGCACCAGGGAATGAGCCAGGGCAAGCTGGTGCGCTTCGAGGAGATCACCCGCTGCCCGCCGGAGATCCAGGACGTGCTGATCTCCCTGCTCTCGGAAAAGCAGATGATGATCCCCGAGCTGGGCGAGACCGGGCGGTTGCACGCCCGCCCCGGCTTCAACCTGATCGCCACCGCCAACCTGCGCGACCGGGGCGTGCACGAGATGTCCGCCGCCCTCAAGCGCCGCTTCAACTTCGAGACGGTGCGCCCCATCGCCGACGGCGAGTTCGAGGTGGAACTGGTGATGCGCCAGCTGCTGCGGGAACTGGGCGAGGAGGCCGGCAAGGTGGTGGTCGAGCGCGACGTCATCGGCCTGCTGGTCACCGTGTTCCAGGAGCTGCGCGGCGGCACCACCCGCGAGGGCACCGCGATCAAGGCGCCGGACGCGGTCATGTCCACCGCCGAGGCGGTCAGCGTGGCCTACGCCGCCGCGCTGGAGGCCCGCTACCTCGGCGACGGCCGCCTGGGCCCGGCCGAGCTGGCGCGGCAACTGCTCGGCGTGGTGTTCAAGGACAACCGCGACGACGCCAAGCGCCTGCGCCATTACCTGGACAGCGTGGTGCGCGAGCGCGCCCGCCGCGACGGCCAGTGGAAGCACTTCTTCGACGCCAGCAAGGGCCTGTTGGACTGA
- a CDS encoding SWIM zinc finger family protein: protein MSAWQQRYRSYDDAALEVLANAGLLRRATKDVEAGKLRWLENDDQGGLVEADGQQVRLDGSGVDAARCTCPANGCCKHILAAVIWLREQPADAAGEAATEEDADLALRDALAQDPQQLQKQAGKAATRKARQWLGELFEAQHQSHGRRLAIHLPTLACEVTYLAGGGFDGMLSETRESERKALHLAALALLFQAQGQPWAWPADSEPAPADPLQLNAPEQELLVSVQQLLQELLRQGLSHASQASAVQLRMLNLSARTEGLPRLAAQLRTLGGQINRLANRDDHISEREALVQMAQVHALASALQRAGAEHLPALRGRLRRDYQAGAQLDLLPLGAHWWTTPGGARGLTLAFWDLQAGDVLEASLARPDNSDPGFRREAVWAQQALWKSTPQQLCQAPLCLTAPRQADDGRLAAHGDSRSQAQPRWPAADARLAEIGIARWSHLREQLEDSAALSAEAPTSLLLRPARCQEAVLDEVRQVLCWTLEDDQGEAITLELPCTAERRERLDNLERAQKARDDIRAVLVRPSLDGRRRTLEPLALLIADSGELRCLSLDFESVIRGGLSLNRRLFERIQRLLDRQRPVAAAQEAPGLAARLVEPALDVLESLASCGRQQLSRHQREVLQQQEVLASAAGVELLAQHLRQLREPTELPPQALLASSHLMSRLLALG, encoded by the coding sequence ATGAGTGCCTGGCAGCAGCGCTACCGCAGCTACGACGATGCCGCGCTGGAGGTGCTGGCCAACGCCGGCCTGCTGCGCCGCGCCACCAAGGACGTGGAGGCCGGCAAGCTGCGCTGGCTGGAGAACGACGACCAGGGCGGCCTGGTGGAAGCCGACGGCCAGCAGGTGCGCCTGGACGGCAGCGGCGTCGATGCCGCGCGCTGCACCTGCCCCGCCAACGGCTGCTGCAAGCACATCCTCGCGGCCGTCATCTGGCTGCGCGAACAACCCGCCGATGCCGCCGGTGAGGCAGCGACTGAAGAGGACGCCGACCTGGCGCTGCGCGACGCCCTGGCCCAGGACCCGCAACAGCTGCAGAAGCAAGCCGGCAAGGCCGCCACGCGCAAGGCCCGCCAATGGCTCGGCGAGCTGTTCGAGGCGCAGCACCAGAGCCATGGCCGGCGCCTGGCCATCCACCTGCCGACGCTGGCCTGCGAGGTCACCTACCTGGCCGGCGGCGGCTTCGACGGCATGCTCTCGGAAACCCGCGAAAGCGAACGCAAGGCCCTGCACCTCGCCGCGCTGGCGCTGCTGTTCCAGGCACAGGGGCAGCCCTGGGCCTGGCCGGCGGACAGCGAGCCGGCGCCGGCCGACCCGCTGCAACTGAACGCACCGGAGCAGGAATTGCTCGTCAGCGTCCAGCAGTTACTGCAGGAGCTGCTGCGCCAGGGGCTGTCCCACGCCAGCCAGGCCAGCGCCGTACAGCTGCGCATGCTCAACCTGTCCGCCCGCACCGAAGGCCTGCCGCGCCTCGCCGCCCAGTTGCGCACCCTGGGCGGGCAGATCAACCGCCTGGCCAACCGCGATGACCACATCAGCGAGCGCGAAGCCCTGGTGCAGATGGCCCAGGTGCACGCCCTGGCCAGCGCCCTGCAACGTGCCGGCGCCGAACACCTGCCCGCCCTGCGCGGGCGCCTGCGCCGCGACTACCAGGCCGGCGCCCAACTCGATTTGCTGCCCCTGGGCGCCCACTGGTGGACCACCCCCGGCGGCGCCCGTGGCCTGACCCTGGCCTTCTGGGACCTGCAGGCCGGCGACGTGCTGGAAGCCAGCCTGGCCCGGCCGGATAACAGTGACCCGGGCTTCCGCCGTGAAGCGGTGTGGGCCCAGCAGGCGTTGTGGAAGTCCACGCCGCAGCAGCTGTGCCAGGCGCCCCTGTGCCTGACCGCACCGCGCCAGGCCGACGACGGACGCCTGGCCGCCCATGGCGACAGCCGCAGCCAGGCCCAGCCGCGCTGGCCCGCGGCTGATGCACGCCTGGCCGAGATCGGTATCGCCCGCTGGAGCCATCTGCGCGAACAGCTCGAAGACAGCGCCGCCCTCAGCGCGGAAGCCCCCACCAGCCTGCTGCTGCGCCCGGCCCGTTGCCAGGAGGCGGTGCTCGATGAGGTGCGCCAGGTGCTGTGCTGGACGCTGGAGGACGACCAGGGCGAGGCCATCACCCTGGAGCTGCCGTGCACGGCGGAACGGCGCGAACGCCTGGACAACCTGGAACGGGCGCAGAAGGCCCGTGACGACATCCGCGCGGTGCTGGTGCGGCCGAGCCTGGATGGCCGGCGCCGGACCTTGGAGCCGCTGGCGCTGCTGATCGCCGACAGCGGCGAGCTGCGCTGCCTGTCGCTGGATTTCGAATCGGTGATCCGTGGCGGCCTGAGCCTCAACCGCCGCCTGTTCGAGCGCATCCAGCGCCTGCTCGACCGCCAGCGCCCCGTTGCCGCTGCCCAGGAAGCGCCTGGCCTGGCCGCGCGCCTGGTGGAACCGGCCCTGGACGTGCTGGAGTCCCTGGCCAGTTGCGGGCGTCAGCAGCTCTCGCGGCACCAGCGCGAGGTGCTGCAGCAGCAGGAAGTGCTGGCCAGCGCCGCCGGCGTCGAGCTGCTCGCCCAGCACCTGCGGCAGTTGCGCGAGCCCACCGAACTGCCTCCGCAGGCGCTGCTGGCCAGCAGCCACCTGATGAGCCGCCTGCTGGCCCTGGGGTAG
- a CDS encoding VWA domain-containing protein, whose protein sequence is MSDLEAARRWRLILGRYADRVLHEAKFDAADARLEKTLDYLYNREYQRRGHVQGGRGGSLDDSQLTALNWLEQARTLFPRSTFERLQVQAIERYEISALLTDPNSLATLEPSPALAKALLGVRGRLSADTRDAVRQLITRVVEEILQRLRNRFTNALHGRRNRFRRSLVKNAQNFDWRATIAANLKHYDPQRKRLLIESPRFNARVRRQLPWDIILCVDQSASMLDSVMYSAICASILASLPSVRVRLVLFDTQVVDLSHLAHDPVEVLLTVQLGGGTDIGKAMRYCEQLVENPQRTVLTLISDFEEGAAVGPLLACVARLNEARVRLLGLAALDDGAQPVYDPAMGQRLADRGMQIAALTPEHFAQWLAEVMQ, encoded by the coding sequence ATGAGTGACCTCGAAGCGGCGCGGCGCTGGCGCCTGATCCTCGGCCGCTACGCCGACCGCGTACTGCACGAAGCGAAGTTCGACGCCGCCGACGCGCGCCTGGAGAAGACCCTCGACTACCTCTACAACCGCGAATACCAGCGTCGCGGCCACGTCCAGGGCGGGCGCGGCGGCTCGCTGGACGACAGCCAGCTGACCGCGCTGAACTGGCTGGAGCAGGCGCGCACGCTGTTCCCCCGCTCCACCTTCGAGCGCCTGCAGGTGCAGGCCATCGAGCGCTATGAGATCAGCGCCCTGCTCACCGACCCGAACAGCCTGGCCACCCTCGAACCCAGCCCGGCGCTGGCCAAGGCCCTGCTCGGCGTGCGCGGCCGCCTGAGTGCGGACACCCGCGATGCCGTGCGCCAGCTGATCACCCGGGTGGTGGAGGAAATCCTCCAGCGCCTGCGCAACCGGTTCACCAACGCCCTGCACGGACGGCGCAACCGCTTCCGCCGCTCGCTGGTGAAGAACGCACAGAACTTCGATTGGCGCGCCACCATCGCCGCCAACCTCAAGCACTACGACCCGCAGCGCAAACGCCTGCTGATCGAATCGCCACGCTTCAACGCCCGCGTCCGCCGACAGTTGCCCTGGGACATCATCCTCTGCGTCGACCAGAGCGCCTCGATGCTCGACTCGGTGATGTACAGCGCCATCTGCGCCAGCATCCTCGCCAGCCTGCCCAGCGTGCGCGTGCGCCTGGTGCTGTTCGACACCCAGGTGGTGGACCTCAGCCACCTGGCCCACGACCCGGTGGAGGTGCTGCTCACCGTGCAACTGGGCGGCGGCACCGACATCGGCAAGGCCATGCGCTACTGCGAGCAACTGGTGGAGAACCCGCAACGCACGGTGCTCACCCTGATCAGCGACTTCGAGGAAGGCGCCGCCGTGGGCCCGCTGCTGGCCTGCGTGGCGCGCCTCAACGAAGCGCGGGTCAGGCTGCTCGGCCTCGCCGCCCTGGATGACGGCGCCCAGCCGGTCTACGACCCGGCCATGGGGCAGCGCCTCGCCGATCGCGGCATGCAGATCGCCGCGCTGACCCCGGAGCATTTCGCCCAGTGGCTGGCCGAGGTGATGCAATGA
- a CDS encoding nitrite/sulfite reductase — translation MYVYDEYDQRIVEDRVKQFRDQTRRYLAGELSGEEFRPLRLQNGLYIQRFAPMLRVAVPYGLLSSTQVRKLAQIARDYDKGYAHISTRQNVQFNWPELEDVPEILAELATVEMHAIQTSGNCIRNTTTDQFAGVAHDELVDPRPWCEIIRQWSTFHPEFSHLPRKFKIAVNGAVSDRAAIEVHDIGLEAVKNEAGELGFRVSVGGGLGRTPIVGSFINEFLPWQHLLSYLDAILRVYNRYGRRDNKYKARIKILVKALTPEVFAERVEAEWAHLKDGPTTLTEAEVERVSKHFVDPAYKALDDQAAALAQLDAEHPGFARWRQRNVVAHKKPGYAAVTLSLKPTGVAPGDVTDKQLDAIADLADRYAFGEVRNSHNQNIILADVEQAQLFTLWGELREQGFATPNVGLLTDIICCPGGDFCSLANAKSIPVAEAIQRRFDDLDYLFDIGNLDLNISGCMNACGHHHVGHIGILGVDKKGQEFYQVSLGGSAGREASLAQILGPSFAQEAMPDVIEKIIDVYVEKRTEEELFLDTYRRIGIDPFKERVYAANN, via the coding sequence ATGTACGTATACGACGAGTACGATCAACGGATCGTCGAGGACCGCGTCAAGCAGTTCCGCGATCAGACCCGCCGCTATCTGGCCGGCGAGCTCTCAGGCGAGGAGTTCCGTCCCCTGCGCCTGCAGAATGGCCTGTATATCCAGCGCTTCGCGCCGATGCTGCGCGTAGCCGTGCCTTACGGCCTGCTCTCCTCCACCCAGGTCCGCAAGCTGGCGCAGATCGCTCGCGACTACGACAAGGGCTACGCCCACATCAGCACCCGCCAGAACGTGCAGTTCAACTGGCCGGAGCTGGAGGACGTGCCGGAGATCCTCGCCGAGCTGGCCACCGTCGAGATGCACGCCATCCAGACCAGCGGCAACTGCATCCGCAACACCACCACCGACCAGTTCGCCGGCGTCGCCCATGACGAGCTGGTGGACCCGCGCCCCTGGTGCGAGATCATCCGTCAGTGGTCCACCTTCCACCCCGAGTTCTCGCACCTGCCGCGCAAGTTCAAGATCGCCGTCAATGGCGCCGTGAGCGACCGTGCAGCCATCGAAGTGCATGACATCGGCCTGGAAGCGGTGAAGAACGAAGCCGGCGAGCTGGGCTTCCGCGTCTCCGTCGGCGGCGGCCTGGGCCGTACCCCGATCGTGGGCAGCTTCATCAACGAATTCCTGCCCTGGCAGCACCTGCTGAGCTACCTCGACGCCATCCTGCGTGTGTACAACCGCTATGGCCGTCGCGATAACAAGTACAAGGCGCGCATCAAGATCCTGGTCAAGGCGCTGACCCCGGAAGTCTTCGCCGAGCGCGTGGAAGCCGAATGGGCGCACCTGAAGGATGGCCCGACCACCCTGACCGAAGCCGAAGTCGAGCGCGTGTCCAAGCACTTCGTCGACCCGGCCTACAAGGCCCTGGACGACCAGGCTGCCGCCCTCGCCCAGCTCGACGCCGAGCACCCGGGCTTCGCCCGCTGGCGCCAGCGCAACGTGGTGGCCCACAAGAAGCCGGGCTACGCCGCCGTGACCCTGTCGCTGAAGCCCACCGGCGTCGCCCCGGGCGATGTCACCGACAAGCAGTTGGACGCCATCGCCGACCTGGCCGACCGCTACGCCTTCGGTGAAGTGCGCAACAGCCACAACCAGAACATCATCCTCGCCGACGTCGAGCAGGCGCAGCTGTTCACCCTCTGGGGCGAGCTGCGCGAGCAGGGCTTCGCCACGCCGAACGTGGGCCTGCTGACCGACATCATCTGCTGCCCGGGTGGCGACTTCTGCTCCCTGGCCAACGCCAAGTCGATCCCGGTGGCCGAAGCCATCCAGCGCCGCTTCGATGACCTGGACTACCTGTTCGACATCGGCAACCTGGACCTGAACATCTCCGGCTGCATGAACGCCTGCGGCCACCACCACGTGGGCCACATCGGCATCCTCGGCGTGGACAAGAAGGGCCAGGAGTTCTACCAGGTCTCCCTCGGTGGCAGCGCTGGCCGCGAAGCCAGCCTGGCGCAGATCCTCGGCCCATCCTTCGCCCAGGAAGCCATGCCCGACGTGATCGAGAAGATCATCGACGTCTACGTGGAGAAGCGCACCGAAGAAGAACTCTTCCTCGATACCTATCGCCGCATCGGCATCGACCCCTTCAAGGAGCGCGTATATGCAGCGAATAATTAA